The genomic segment CCTGACGGCCGAGCAGAAAGCGCGATGCGTTCGACACGTCCCGCGCGTAATCCTCGTCCGTGATCAGCCCGGTGCACGGCGCGGTGCAGCGGCCGATCTGATGCAGCAGACACGGCCGCGTGCGATTGCTGAACACCGAGTCCTCGCAGGTGCGCAACTGGAACACGCGCTGCAGGATCTGGATGCTCTCGCGCACCGCCCACGCGCTCGGGAACGGGCCGAAGTACTGGTTCTTCTTGTCGACCGCGCCGCGGTAATACGCCATGCGCGGAAACTTGTGACCGGTGAGCTTCAGGAACGGATACGACTTGTCGTCGCGAAACAGGATGTTGTAGCGCGGCGCGAGCGCCTTGATGAGATTGTTTTCGAGCAGCAGCGCCTCGGCTTCGGAGCGCGTGACGGTCGTCTCGATCTTGCGGATGCGCGTCACCATCATCGCGATGCGCGGCGAATGCAGCGTCTTCGTGAAGTAGCTCGACACGCGCTTCTTCAGATTGCGCGCCTTGCCGACGTAGAGCACGCTGCCGTCGCCGTCGTAGTAACGGTATACGCCGGGCAGATGCGGCAGTTGCGCGAGCGTCTTCTTCGGGTCGAAATCCGGTTGGGGGGCGTCGGTGTCAGTCATGCAGCAAGGGGGACGGAAAGGCATCGGCACGAGCGTGAGCCGTGCCGGGAGCGTTATCTGTCGGGTAGCCCGACTTTCTTGCGAAAGCCGGGCCCCCCGAGAACCGTACGTGCGAGTTTCCCCGCATACGGCTCAAATCTACAAACAAAGTTCTGTCTACGACAGAACCGGCTTAGTTACAACTAGTTTTCCAGCATGCACTTGCCGGTGGCAGTGCGGGTGAAGCAGCGCCCGGTTGGACAAGGCGTCAGTGCCACCATGCATCCGATATTCCAGATGATGGTCGTGCCAACCCGTTTCGTCCGTCAAGGCACAGCCACAATGCGCGCATAGCCCGCTTTGTGACAGATATAGCGCGGCCCACTGCTTCCGGTAACGCATCTGTTCCCACATGCGCCCTTGCCGCAATGTCTCGCCATACTGCTCCCACTTCGGATCAAAAGGATTGAACTCGCCCTTGATCCTCGTGTGCCGTTTGATAGCTGTACCGCTAAGCTGGTACAGCTCATTCAGCCCCCAACTGCCGTCCTCGCGCTCCGTGCGAACGGCAAACACCCAATTCCGGGCACCAACAAAGTGAAAGTACTTCTGCTTCACCCATACAGCGCTCTTCTGCGGATGCCTCCGCTTCGACCACCGCCAGAGCTTCCGAAAGATCAGATGCTCCATCCGGCTGTACGTCTGCTTGGCCGAGACCGGACGGTGATACTGCGCCCATCCGCGCAACATCGGGTTCAGCAGTTGGACTAGATCCTCCTGCTTTACCGTTTTGTTGCCGCTGATCGTTTCCGCCACCTTGCGATAAAACGCTTGCGCGTTTTTCTTGCTCGGCTTGATGAGCAGCTTTCCCGAGTACTTCCGGAAATTCCACCCAAGGAAATCGAAGCCTTCGTCAATGTGGGTGACCCGCGTTTTCGCCTCTGACAGTTGCAAGCCTCGTACAGCAAGGAATGCTTCCACCCAAGGCCTGACCTCGTTTTCCAGAATCTCTTTCGAGTCTCCGGTGATCACGAAGTCATCCGCGTATCGCACCACATTCACTTTCAGCTTCTTTGCCTTTGCGATCCCGAATTTCGCACCGAGGTGCGCAATCAGTTCACGCTCCAGCCCGTTCAGCGTCACGTTTGCCAGCGTCGGGGAGATGATGCCTCCCTGCGGCGTACCGGCCTCAGTCGCCTGTAGCTGCCCCTTGTAAATCAGGCCAGCCTTCAACCACTTCCGAAGGACTTCCCTATCCATCGGGACATGTCGTTCCAGCCAATCATGGTTGATGTGGTCAAAGCAGCCTTTGATATCCGCTTCCAGTACCCATCGGGACGAATCCCTCCGGGACGTACAAGCTCGTACCTGACCCATAGCATCAGCCGTTGAACGATTGATCCGGAACCCATACGAGTTCGGGTCGCTCGTCGACTCTGCTACCGGCTCCAAAGCCAGCAGATACAAGGCTTGCATCGCCCTGTCCCGCATGGTCGGAATGCCCAAAGGACGCTCCTTTCCATTGGCCTTGGGGATAAAGACTCTCCGTAATGGCAAAGGTTTATATCCACGCCGCTTCAACCTGCCGATGGCTTCCCACCGGCTCTCAGGCGAGTCCCACAGTTCGCGATCGACTCCTGCCGTTCGCGCACCCTGGTTCTGCGTAACACGTCGTACCGCGTACAACTTTGCGGACAACATGCGGGTAAGCATCCGTTGCAAGGCTTTCACCCTGCGCCAGTCACCTTCCCGCGTCGCCTTCGCAATTCGAATCTGCATCCCTCTCACGTTCCGTTCAACCCGCCGCCAATCGACGGCATTCCAGTTGGCAGGCGCGTGGGAAAGCGCAGATCCAGTCTTTCGACCAGATACTTTCATGCTGCTCTCCTACTTGGAAAAGGTCCCCAGGCAGAAGGCGCATCTCCCCCAGAGGGGCAGACACACCCCTCTGGGGAACAACAGACACCTCAATAGGAGCGCGCACGCCCCTATCTCGGACAAACACCTCAGTACGGGAGCATGCACCCGCACCTGACCAAGTTACAGAGGGTAGTCAGCCGCCTTGCGACGGTAGACCAGACGGAAGTCTGCCCGCTTTCGCGTGGGATAATGTCTCAACCCCTATCCGTGCCATTACAGCCCGGCATTCGCTTTTTCCGTCCTCCCATACCCGCATGATCAACAACGTTCCTTACGGTTCGTCTGCCAGCCGCACAGCGCTGGCGACCATACGGGCTTACCACGTTCCCGGCATGTCACACGACTGACGTAGGTTCTGCCTATCCCCCGGTGGTGCTGTGACGACGTAGCCCAAATTCTAAGTGGGCTATCCGACCACCTACCGTTTTGGTTAGAGCCCGATGATTCAAGCAGCTTTAGCTCCTCACTGGTAACGAGGTTTATCAGCAGTTCACTTACATTAACCCTATCAGCCAGCCTAGCTCCTCAACCCCCTTGCTGCTGGGAGTCTCCGAACAGTCCCCTCACGGGAACGGTTCGCCCGATACGTCTGGGGGCTACATTGTCCGAGGAGCTTCACACCCCACCGTTGCCAGTGACGCATGTCCTCGTAGGCTACTGCTGGTCGTACAGCAGGTTCACTGCCCTCCCCTAAACAGCAGGTCGGGCCGAACAATGACATCCCGAGCTTTCGCTCGTATCGTGTAGCGGGTTCACCACACTAGGCGGCGAACGCTGCAAACAACACTCCGCTTTGTCAGCGGAAGTGAAGCCGCTGACTGGGCGGAATCTGGTGGTAACCAGACTAATGCAAAACGTTCCACGGCCAAGCTGCGCCGCGGTTCGTTCCAACCAGGAAGTGGCCGAAACCACCCCTACTACAAGGGCGCGGCCCACAAGGGGGCCGCCTGCGGAGGGTAGAGCGACCAAGACCGAAGTCTCAGGCGATATCCCTCTAGTCGATGCCTCTTAACGCGAGGCCCACGGACACGAGCGTGCGTGTCGCACTAGAATCGCCAGTTTAGAACATTACGCCGCGCGCCTTCCTCCTCATGATTACGCATCCAGCCGCACCGGAACTCGCCTGCGACATCTTCTGCGCGGTCGTCGACAACTTCGGCGACATCGGCGTGTGCTGGCGGCTCGCGCGGCAATTGCGCGCCGAGCACGGCTGGCGCGTGCGGCTTTTCGTCGACGATCTGACGGTGTTCCACGCGCTCTGCCCCGCCGTCGATGCAACGCTCGCGCGCCAGGAAGCCATGGGCGTGGCGATCGAGCACTGGCGCGAACCCGCCCACGCGGGCGACACGCTCGCCATCGCGGATGTCGTCATCGAAGCGTTCGCCTGCGAACTTCCGCACGCGTACATCACCGCGATGGCGCGGCGCGATCCGAAGCCTGTGTGGGTCAATCTCGAATATCTGAGCGGCGAAGACTGGGTCGCGGATTTCCATCTGCGGCCGTCGCCGCATCCGCGCTATCCGCTCGAAAAGAGCTTCTTTTTTCCTGGGCTCGGCAAAGGCACGGGCGGCGTGCTGAAAGAGCACGATCTCGATGCGCGTCGCGAGCGCTTCGATGCGGCGGCGTGGTGGCGCGAGCGTGTCGGCATCGAGCGGCCAGGCGCAGAGCAGACGGTCGTGTCGCTCTTCGCGTATGAAAATCCGGCGGTGGACGCGCTGCTCGCACAATGGCGCGACGGCGCTGCGCCGGTCGTGCTGCTCGTGCCCGAAGGCCGTATCTCCGGCGCGCTCGCCCGCTTTTTCGGTCTGCCGAGGTTCGCGGCCGGCATGTCGGCGCGCGCCGGCGCGCTGGAGGCGCACGCGCTCGGCTTCGTCGAACAGCCTCGTTTCGACGAACTGCTCTGGGCCGCCGACGTCAATTTCGTGCGCGGCGAGGATTCCTTCGTGCGCGCGCAATGGGCGGGCAAACCGTTCGTCTGGCACATCTACCCGCAAGCCGACGACGCTCATTTGCCCAAGCTCGACGCCGCGCTCGCGCATTACACGCACACGCTCGACGCGCCCTCGCGCGACGCGGTCACACGCTTCTGGCACGCATGGAATGGCGCGGGCGTGCCGGACTGGGCGGCGTTCTGGGGCCATCGGCCGGCGCTTGAGACGCGCGCGGCGCGCTGGGCCTTCGAGCTGGCCGGCATCGGCGATCTGGCGGGCAATCTCGTCGCTCATGCCGCCTCGCGCATGGCTCGATGAATCATGCGCCGCCACGTTTCGCCAGCACTGACCGACTGGCCAAATAAGCAAAAACTCAGTTAAAATAAGCGGTTATCCGAGAAAGCAGGTCGCAGTTCCGGCATCGCCAACATTGCGCCGCGCAAATCAGATTGAGTCAGCCCGAGGGCGAGTCCCTCGCGCAGGAACTCTCGCGCGGCGGCGGCAGCAAAACCGAGACACTGCCGCCGTCCGATCGATTCATTCCAGGCATTCAAGCCAAATCCATTCGTACAGGACCCAGTTTTATGAAGACCGCACAAGAACTCCGCGTCGGCAACGTCGTCATGATCGGCAGCGATGCCATGGTCGTGCAGCGCGCCGAGTACAACAAGTCGGGCCGCAACTCCGCGGTCGTGAAGATGAAGTTCAAGAACCTGCTGACGGCCGCCGGCATGGAAACCGTGTACAAGGCGGACGACAAGTTCGACGTCGTCATGCTCGACCGCAAGGAAGTCACGTACTCGTACTTCGCAGACCCGATGTACGTCTTCATGGACGCCGACTACAACCAGTTCGAAGTCGAAGCCGAAATGATGGGCGATGCGCTCAACTACCTCGAAGACGGCATGGCTTGCGAAGTCGTGTTCTACAACGAGAAGGCCATTTCGGTCGAACTGCCGACCACGCTGGTTCGCGAGATCGTCTACACGGAACCCGCGGTGAAGGGCGACACGTCGTCGGGCAAGGTGCTGAAGACCGCCAAGCTGAACACCGGTTTCGAACTGCAAGTGCCGCTCTTCTGCAATATCGGCGACAAGATCGAAATCGACACCCGCACCAACGAATATCGCAGCCGCGCGTAAGCCTTACGACACTGCACCGTAAGCGCAGCGGCTCGTACCACGCCGCTCACGCTGACATCGAAAAAGCGCCCCATCGCGGGCGCTTTTTCTTTTGCATGAATTTTTTGACAAATTCAGGCAAACTTTACCGCTCCCTCCCCGTTTAATGCGGATGCCGACGGTCGCCTGCCTCGGCGCGGGACCGACGCTGATCGCATACATCGGAAAAATTAACTGCGTGGCACGATTTCTGCTCGGTCAGGCAGATCAATATTTCGGAACCGACATGCACAGCGCGCCTTTCATCCGAAGCAGGCTTCTGATCGCCGCCGCGCTCGCGGCGGCGGCCCTGGCTTTCACCGGAGGCTGCAAGTCGACGCCTGCTCCGTCGGCCGCCAACGCGGGCGGCGAAATCGCCAGCGACGACGCAACGCTGGCTGCGCGCGTGAAAAGCGCGCTCGTCGCGGATCCGGAATTGAAGGCCTTGCCGATGAGCGTAGCGACGTATCGAGGTGTCGTGCAACTGTCGGGATACGTGAATTCGGAGGGTCAGATTCAGAAAGCGCTTGCCGTGACGCGAGGCGTTCCGGGCGTGCAATCCGTCAGCAACGATCTGCACATCCGGCAATGAAGCGCTCGCGGCGAAAGATAACGAACGAGTGACGCAGAACAAAAACCGCAGCGGGGCACGCGCCAGACGCCGGAACGAGGCGACGTTTCCCGCTTACGACACGCTCGAGCCCCAGGAGGGGACGGCGCATTACAGTCCACTTTGATACGTTGGTCCGCCATGCCACACGCACTGATTGTCGAAGACGATCCCAATAGCCTCTCCGGCCTGTCCGCGATCCTCACGGCAGACGGCTTTTCCGTCGATACCGCGACGACGCTCGCCGAGGCGCGCTCCGCACTGACGCGCTTCATCCCCGATGTCGTGCTGATCGACCTGAACCTGCCGGACGGCAGCGGGCTCGACCTGCTGCCGAGCCTGCCTTCGCAACCGCCCGATGGCGCATTACCCGTCATCGTGATGACCGGTAACGCGACGGTCGAAAGCGCGATCGAAGGCTTGCGGCACGGCATCTGGGACTATCTGCTGAAGCCGGTGAACATTCCGCGTCTGCGCAGCCTGCTCGCGCGCATTCCGCGACCGTACGAGCTCACGGAGGAAGTCCAGGCGCTGCGCTCGACGCTGCGCGAACTTGGCCATTTCGGCGACATGATCGGACGCAGCGCGGCCATGCAGCACGTCTACGATCTGATCGAGCACACTGCGCCGACCGAAGCCGCCGTGATGATCTGCGGCGAGCCGGGCACGGGCAAGAAGATCGCCGCGCGCACGATTCATCAATTGAGCCGGCGTCGCAAGGGCCCGTTCATCACGTTCGACTGCTCCGCGCAGCGCACTGCCGCCGACGGCTCGCAGCGCTCGATGGAAAGCGTGCTGTTCGGCCACGAGCGCAACGCGTTCGCGGGCGCGGAGAATCGCGAGCCGGGCCTGCTCGAACAGGCCGGCGGCGGCACGCTGTTCCTCGATCAGATCGATTCGCTGCCGTCTGCGCAACAGGAAGCGCTGTTGCGCGCGCTCGATTCGCAAACCTTCATGCGTGTCGGCGGCAGCAACCGCATCATGACGGACTTCCGGCTCATCGCCGCGTCCCGCATGCCGATGCGCGAGGCGGTCGCGAGCGGCGCGATGCGCGAGGACCTGTTCCAGCGTCTGTCGGCTTCGTCGATCATGCTGCCGCCGCTGCGCGAACGCGACGACGATATCGCGTTGATCGCGGAAACGCTCGTCGACGAACTGAATCGCGAGAATCATATCGCCGGGATCACGAGCGGGTCACCGAAGCGCATCAGTCCGGCGTTCATCCGCGAGTG from the Caballeronia sp. NK8 genome contains:
- the ltrA gene encoding group II intron reverse transcriptase/maturase gives rise to the protein MKVSGRKTGSALSHAPANWNAVDWRRVERNVRGMQIRIAKATREGDWRRVKALQRMLTRMLSAKLYAVRRVTQNQGARTAGVDRELWDSPESRWEAIGRLKRRGYKPLPLRRVFIPKANGKERPLGIPTMRDRAMQALYLLALEPVAESTSDPNSYGFRINRSTADAMGQVRACTSRRDSSRWVLEADIKGCFDHINHDWLERHVPMDREVLRKWLKAGLIYKGQLQATEAGTPQGGIISPTLANVTLNGLERELIAHLGAKFGIAKAKKLKVNVVRYADDFVITGDSKEILENEVRPWVEAFLAVRGLQLSEAKTRVTHIDEGFDFLGWNFRKYSGKLLIKPSKKNAQAFYRKVAETISGNKTVKQEDLVQLLNPMLRGWAQYHRPVSAKQTYSRMEHLIFRKLWRWSKRRHPQKSAVWVKQKYFHFVGARNWVFAVRTEREDGSWGLNELYQLSGTAIKRHTRIKGEFNPFDPKWEQYGETLRQGRMWEQMRYRKQWAALYLSQSGLCAHCGCALTDETGWHDHHLEYRMHGGTDALSNRALLHPHCHRQVHAGKLVVTKPVLS
- the earP gene encoding elongation factor P maturation arginine rhamnosyltransferase EarP gives rise to the protein MITHPAAPELACDIFCAVVDNFGDIGVCWRLARQLRAEHGWRVRLFVDDLTVFHALCPAVDATLARQEAMGVAIEHWREPAHAGDTLAIADVVIEAFACELPHAYITAMARRDPKPVWVNLEYLSGEDWVADFHLRPSPHPRYPLEKSFFFPGLGKGTGGVLKEHDLDARRERFDAAAWWRERVGIERPGAEQTVVSLFAYENPAVDALLAQWRDGAAPVVLLVPEGRISGALARFFGLPRFAAGMSARAGALEAHALGFVEQPRFDELLWAADVNFVRGEDSFVRAQWAGKPFVWHIYPQADDAHLPKLDAALAHYTHTLDAPSRDAVTRFWHAWNGAGVPDWAAFWGHRPALETRAARWAFELAGIGDLAGNLVAHAASRMAR
- the efp gene encoding elongation factor P; the protein is MKTAQELRVGNVVMIGSDAMVVQRAEYNKSGRNSAVVKMKFKNLLTAAGMETVYKADDKFDVVMLDRKEVTYSYFADPMYVFMDADYNQFEVEAEMMGDALNYLEDGMACEVVFYNEKAISVELPTTLVREIVYTEPAVKGDTSSGKVLKTAKLNTGFELQVPLFCNIGDKIEIDTRTNEYRSRA
- a CDS encoding BON domain-containing protein, producing the protein MHSAPFIRSRLLIAAALAAAALAFTGGCKSTPAPSAANAGGEIASDDATLAARVKSALVADPELKALPMSVATYRGVVQLSGYVNSEGQIQKALAVTRGVPGVQSVSNDLHIRQ
- a CDS encoding sigma-54 dependent transcriptional regulator, which translates into the protein MPHALIVEDDPNSLSGLSAILTADGFSVDTATTLAEARSALTRFIPDVVLIDLNLPDGSGLDLLPSLPSQPPDGALPVIVMTGNATVESAIEGLRHGIWDYLLKPVNIPRLRSLLARIPRPYELTEEVQALRSTLRELGHFGDMIGRSAAMQHVYDLIEHTAPTEAAVMICGEPGTGKKIAARTIHQLSRRRKGPFITFDCSAQRTAADGSQRSMESVLFGHERNAFAGAENREPGLLEQAGGGTLFLDQIDSLPSAQQEALLRALDSQTFMRVGGSNRIMTDFRLIAASRMPMREAVASGAMREDLFQRLSASSIMLPPLRERDDDIALIAETLVDELNRENHIAGITSGSPKRISPAFIRECIVNEWPGNVREMRERVRRAYHASGETIETLRVDEPGGLGGRGLNGSSVQVTVGTALADVEDMLIRATLEAVGGTRHRAATLLGISPKTLYNKLQRMKLESS